One window of Clarias gariepinus isolate MV-2021 ecotype Netherlands chromosome 21, CGAR_prim_01v2, whole genome shotgun sequence genomic DNA carries:
- the LOC128509644 gene encoding protein FAM163B isoform X1, with protein sequence MTAGTVVITGGIIAAVILLTIVAVLCCCRLQYYCCKSDGSEEEKEEQEEEKKSDFIKPLPSPAHYSNPPCFPRPPSPQSPSRFMTLPSPLSVLSFPEHSSPEQLLTTAKLHKPNGPAICRHYSPVLTPATIPSYMFCPSCSGLLPFYLPREQSVRNGGGRVSYRSLEEQEIDLPMDISSFNEHNLIRSVTMREVVTHQSISTDV encoded by the exons ATGACAGCCGGAACAGTGGTCATCACAGGTGGAATCATAGCTGCCGTCATCTTATTGACTATTGTTGCAGTGCTGTGTTGCTGTAGGCTGCAG TATTACTGTTGTAAGAGTGATGGGTCAGAGGAAGAGaaggaggagcaggaggaggagaagaagtcTGACTTCATCAAACCTTTACCCAGTCCAGCACATTATTCAAACCCTCCGTGTTTTCCACGACCACCAAGCCCTCAGAGTCCTTCAAGATTTATGACTTTACCAAGCCCACTGAGTGTTCTATCTTTTCCAGAACACTCATCTCCTGAGCAGCTCCTCACAACCGCAAAGCTTCACAAGCCTAATGGGCCGGCCATCTGCAGACACTATAGCCCTGTTCTAACCCCTGCCACCATACCCTCCTATATGTTCTGCCCTTCATGCTCTGGTTTACTGCCATTCTACCTGCCGCGAGAGCAGTCAGTACGGAATGGTGGAGGAAGAGTCAGCTACAGGAGCTTAGAGGAGCAAGAGATAGACCTGCCTATGGACATATCAAGCTTTAACGAGCATAATCTCATACGTTCTGTTACCATGAGGGAGGTGGTGACACACCAGAGCATCAGTACTGATGTGTGA
- the LOC128509644 gene encoding protein FAM163B isoform X2, with the protein MYYCCKSDGSEEEKEEQEEEKKSDFIKPLPSPAHYSNPPCFPRPPSPQSPSRFMTLPSPLSVLSFPEHSSPEQLLTTAKLHKPNGPAICRHYSPVLTPATIPSYMFCPSCSGLLPFYLPREQSVRNGGGRVSYRSLEEQEIDLPMDISSFNEHNLIRSVTMREVVTHQSISTDV; encoded by the exons ATG TATTACTGTTGTAAGAGTGATGGGTCAGAGGAAGAGaaggaggagcaggaggaggagaagaagtcTGACTTCATCAAACCTTTACCCAGTCCAGCACATTATTCAAACCCTCCGTGTTTTCCACGACCACCAAGCCCTCAGAGTCCTTCAAGATTTATGACTTTACCAAGCCCACTGAGTGTTCTATCTTTTCCAGAACACTCATCTCCTGAGCAGCTCCTCACAACCGCAAAGCTTCACAAGCCTAATGGGCCGGCCATCTGCAGACACTATAGCCCTGTTCTAACCCCTGCCACCATACCCTCCTATATGTTCTGCCCTTCATGCTCTGGTTTACTGCCATTCTACCTGCCGCGAGAGCAGTCAGTACGGAATGGTGGAGGAAGAGTCAGCTACAGGAGCTTAGAGGAGCAAGAGATAGACCTGCCTATGGACATATCAAGCTTTAACGAGCATAATCTCATACGTTCTGTTACCATGAGGGAGGTGGTGACACACCAGAGCATCAGTACTGATGTGTGA
- the adamtsl2 gene encoding ADAMTS-like protein 2 has product MRTWLRAQCAECSVVLLGLITLTLSLGNISSRVQDEGVASNSLEDGLEVTTYWWGEWAKWTACTRTCGGGVMSQERHCLKQRKRTTTGKDNMTCTGSAKRYHLCNTKECPSTGRSFREEQCWSFNSQVFNGKNYHWKPLYPDDYVHISSNPCDLHCTTSDGQRQLMVPARDGTSCKYSNYRGVCVDGRCEPIGCDGILFSPNTLDKCGVCQGDGSSCSRITGNFRRGSSTLGYSFITQIPEGSWDIQIIERKKSADILAVTDQAGNFFFNGAYKVDSPQNFHVAGTIFKYRRPTDVYETGIEYIVAKGPINQPINVLVWNQNGRNPYITYEYTVMRDPLTPVSQPPIYTGSDGGSSHQASIEINNVSPHNDSVSDKVVPETQRNQGKMKNIGPGAVDKPGEETNEVYEDAAAIDCNQDAPTPPQYPDGNTSWPSGVVAPGIEPASRPADEMVDSANFIWRMFLARCTLHVNISTNQLLGEEESLVSEGEPTELDYSSSEQGNLNGSYLEFSLSRRRNDTGDLFQNRTLNTSLRNGSRTNRTRSQPRVTGKNKLSSADMYRWKLSSQEPCSMTCSIGVTRSFAMCVRYDGVEVDDSYCDALTRPEPVHDFCIGRECQPRWEASSWSECSRTCGEGFQFRLVRCWKMLAPGLDSSVYSNLCTDAELERPPERRPCKSPTCGPQWEMAEWLECPAKCGRRGLVTREVRCSDEGRSCDETTQPPSSKNCTGPPCDRQWTVSMWGPCSGPCGQGKMVRHVYCKTPEGRVVPESQCSLENKPLATHPCGDKECPPHWLAQDWERCNTTCGRGVKRRTVLCVGITGGKFQIHEDEECDASKRPEEEDTCFERPCFKWYTTPWSECTKTCGVGMRMRDVKCYQGRELVRGCDPLTKPVNKQTCALQPCPTEPPDDNCQDRPSTNCSLAIKVNLCSHWYYSKACCHSCRNQRAT; this is encoded by the exons ATGAGGACCTGGTTAAGGGCCCAGTGTGCTGAATGTTCTGTGGTCCTCTTGGGTCTCATAACGCTGACCTTATCCTTGGGGAACATCTCAAGTAGAGTACAG GATGAGGGTGTAGCCTCTAACAGTCTGGAAGACGGACTAGAGGTGACTACTTATTGGTGGGGGGAATGGGCAAAATGGACAGCCTGCACACGTACTTGTGGAGGGGGGGTCATGTCTCAGGAAAGACATTGTCTTAAGCAAAG aaagagaACAACAACTGGTAAGGACAATATGACATGCACAGGAAGTGCAAAAAGGTACCATCTCTGTAATACAAAG GAATGCCCCTCAACTGGAAGGAGTTTCAGAGAGGAGCAGTGCTGGTCATTTAACTCTCAGGTGTTCAATGGAAAGAACTACCACTGGAAACCCCTTTACCCAG ATGACTACGTTCATATTTCCAGCAATCCCTGTGACCTTCATTGCACTACATCTGATGGTCAAAGGCAGCTGATGGTTCCAGCCCGTGATGGAACCTCCTGCAAGTATAGCAATTACAGAGGCGTCTGTGTAGATGGCAGGTGTGAG CCTATTGGATGTGATGGCATCCTCTTCTCTCCCAACACACTAGATAAGTGTGGTGTGTGTCAAGGAGATGGGAGCAGCTGTAGTAGGATAACTGGTAACTTTCGCCGTGGATCTTCCACGCTTG GATATTCATTCATTACCCAGATTCCTGAGGGCTCATGGGACATCCAGATCATTGAGAGAAAGAAATCTGCAGATATACTGG CTGTGACAGACCAAGCAGGCAACTTCTTCTTTAATGGGGCTTACAAGGTGGACAGTCCACAGAACTTCCATGTGGCAGGCACCATCTTCAAGTACCGGAGGCCCACCGATGTGTATGAGACGGGGATTGAGTACATCGTGGCGAAAGGGCCCATCAATCAGCCCATCAATGTTCTG GTTTGGAACCAGAACGGTCGCAACCCTTACATCACCTACGAATACACAGTAATGCGTGACCCTCTTACTCCAGTATCCCAGCCACCCATCTACACTGGCTCAGATGGAGGATCCAGCCACCAAGCCTCTATTGAGATCAACAATGTGTCACCCCACAATGACAGTGTGAGTGACAAGGTTGTCCCAGAGACACAGAGGAATCAGGGGAAGATGAAGAACATTGGGCCTGGTGCAGTTGATAAGCCTGGTGAGGAGACCAATGAAGTGTATGAGGATGCAGCTGCTATAGACTGTAATCAGGATGCCCCAACACCCCCACAATATCCAG ATGGAAATACCAGCTGGCCAAGTGGAGTGGTTGCCCCTGGCATTGAGCCTGCAAGCAGACCAGCAGATGAGATGGTGGATTCTGCAAATTTCATATGGAGGATGTTTCTAGCACGTTGCACACTGCATGTTAACATTTCAACAAATCAGCTTCTTGGTGAAGAGGAAAGCCTCGTCTCTGAAGGAGAGCCAACTGAGTTGGACTACAGCAGCTCTGAGCAAGGGAACCTTAATGGTTCATATCTTGAGTTCTCACTGTCCCGCCGTCGCAATGACACAGGAGATCTTTTCCAGAACAGAACACTGAATACCAGCTTAAGGAACGGCAGCCGTACCAATCGCACCAG GAGTCAACCAAGAGTTACTGGGAAGAACAAATTGAGTTCTGCTGATATGTATCGTTGGAAACTGTCCTCTCAGGAACCATGCAGCATGACATGCTCAATAG GCGTGACAAGATCCTTTGCAATGTGTGTACGATATGATGGTGTTGAGGTGGATGACTCCTACTGTGACGCTTTAACTCGCCCTGAACCGGTGCATGATTTCTGTATTGGAAGGGAGTGCCAACCAAG GTGGGAGGCCAGCAGCTGGAGTGAGTGTTCACGAACCTGTGGTGAGGGTTTTCAGTTTCGGCTAGTGCGTTGCTGGAAGATGCTGGCCCCTGGTCTGGATAGTTCAGTCTACAGCAATTTATGCACAGATGCTGAGCTAGAGCGCCCTCCAGAGCGCAGGCCTTGCAAAAGCCCCACTTGTGGTCCACAGTGGGAGATGGCTGAGTGGTTAGAG TGCCCAGCAAAATGTGGTCGCAGAGGTTTGGTGACTCGTGAGGTCAGGTGCTCAGATGAAGGGAGGTCATGTGATGAGACAACTCAGCCTCCATCTTCCAAGAACTGCACTGGTCCACCATGTGATCGGCAGTGGACAGTCTCCATGTGGGGCCCG TGCTCAGGTCCATGTGGGCAGGGGAAGATGGTACGGCATGTGTACTGCAAAACCCCAGAGGGCCGGGTGGTGCCTGAGTCTCAGTGTTCACTAGAGAACAAACCACTGGCCACTCATCCCTGTGGAGATAAAGAGTGCCCACCACACTGGCTGGCTCAAGACTGGGAAAGG TGCAACACAACATGTGGACGTGGTGTAAAGAGGAGGACTGTGCTATGCGTTGGAATAACGGGTGGTAAGTTTCAAATCCATGAAGATGAGGAATGTGATGCTAGTAAGCGACCAGAGGAAGAGGACACTTGCTTTGAGAGGCCTTGTTTTAAGTGGTATACCACACCTTGGTCTGAG TGCACCAAGACGTGTGGTGTGGGAATGAGGATGAGGGATGTGAAATGCTACCAGGGAAGAGAACTTGTTCGTGGATGTGACCCTCTGACTAAGCCTGTTAACAAACAGACATGTGCATTGCAACCTTGCCCTACTGAACCACCAG ATGACAATTGCCAGGATCGTCCCAGCACCAACTGCTCTCTGGCTATTAAAGTAAATCTTTGCAGCCACTGGTATTACAGCAAGGCCTGTTGCCATTCATGCCGGAATCAACGTGCCACCTAG
- the mymk gene encoding protein myomaker isoform X1 has translation MGALIAKMLLPTISSLVFLPAASVATKRGFQMEAMVYFFTMFFTSIYHACDGPGLSVLCFMKYEILEYFSVYGTSISIWVTLLALGDFEEPKRSTLTMFGVLTSAVRIYQDRWGYGIYSGPIGTAVLMITVKWLQKMKEKKGLYPDKSVYTQQVGPGCCFGALALMLRFYFEEWDYAYVHSFYHLSLAVSFVLLLPKKNRYAGTGRNAAKLNCYTLCCCTSQPPVKANARTIWMTPQKPWTRVCSPGLPFGRSQPRTM, from the exons ATGGGAGCTCTTATTGCTAAGATGTTGCTGCCAACCATTAGCAGTCTGGTGTTTTTGCCTGCAGCCAGTGTTGCCACAAAAAGAGGCTTCCAAATGGAGGCCATGGTCTACTTCTTTACCATGTTCTTCACGTCG ATTTATCATGCCTGTGATGGACCAGGCCTGTCTGTTCTATGCTTCATGAAATATGAGATTTTGGAGTACTTCAGCGTTTATGGTACATCAATCTCGATATGGGTTACATTATTAG CGCTAGGAGATTTTGAAGAGCCTAAGCGTTCCACGCTCACCATGTTTGGAGTGCTTACCTCTGCTGTGAGAATATACCAGGACCGCTGGGGCTATGGTATCTACTCCGGCCCCATCGGCACAGCTGTGCTCATGATCACAGTCAAATGG ttacaaaaaatgaaagaaaagaagggCCTGTACCCAGACAAAAGTGTGTACACTCAGCAAGTGGGACCAGGATGCTGCTTTGGAGCCCTTGCATTGATGCTTCGCTTCTATTTTGAG GAGTGGGACTATGCTTACGTGCACAGTTTTTACCACCTTTCATTGGCTGTGTCCTTCGTTCTATTGCTACCGAAGAAGAATCGCTACGCAGGGACGGGACGCAATGCAGCCAAACTTAACTGCTACACACTCTGCTGCTGT ACATCCCAACCTCCAGTAAAAGCGAATGCTCGTACCATTTGGATGACACCCCAAAAGCCCTGGACGCGTGTCTGCAGTCCTGGCCTTCCATTTGGCCGCTCCCAGCCACGCACAATGTAA
- the mymk gene encoding protein myomaker isoform X2: protein MGALIAKMLLPTISSLVFLPAASVATKRGFQMEAMVYFFTMFFTSIYHACDGPGLSVLCFMKYEILEYFSVYGTSISIWVTLLALGDFEEPKRSTLTMFGVLTSAVRIYQDRWGYGIYSGPIGTAVLMITVKWLQKMKEKKGLYPDKSVYTQQVGPGCCFGALALMLRFYFEEWDYAYVHSFYHLSLAVSFVLLLPKKNRYAGTGRNAAKLNCYTLCCCV from the exons ATGGGAGCTCTTATTGCTAAGATGTTGCTGCCAACCATTAGCAGTCTGGTGTTTTTGCCTGCAGCCAGTGTTGCCACAAAAAGAGGCTTCCAAATGGAGGCCATGGTCTACTTCTTTACCATGTTCTTCACGTCG ATTTATCATGCCTGTGATGGACCAGGCCTGTCTGTTCTATGCTTCATGAAATATGAGATTTTGGAGTACTTCAGCGTTTATGGTACATCAATCTCGATATGGGTTACATTATTAG CGCTAGGAGATTTTGAAGAGCCTAAGCGTTCCACGCTCACCATGTTTGGAGTGCTTACCTCTGCTGTGAGAATATACCAGGACCGCTGGGGCTATGGTATCTACTCCGGCCCCATCGGCACAGCTGTGCTCATGATCACAGTCAAATGG ttacaaaaaatgaaagaaaagaagggCCTGTACCCAGACAAAAGTGTGTACACTCAGCAAGTGGGACCAGGATGCTGCTTTGGAGCCCTTGCATTGATGCTTCGCTTCTATTTTGAG GAGTGGGACTATGCTTACGTGCACAGTTTTTACCACCTTTCATTGGCTGTGTCCTTCGTTCTATTGCTACCGAAGAAGAATCGCTACGCAGGGACGGGACGCAATGCAGCCAAACTTAACTGCTACACACTCTGCTGCTGTGTATGA
- the LOC128509846 gene encoding tetratricopeptide repeat protein 16, with protein MWKNLSEMEVSKESETQCPSSQEPAIQKLFVSSRIFQTSEVKQDGHLQGNLIIKDKANSHHQAGMKAVDQLEFERAVTCFTKAITLKPEETRFYVARAEAYLQLCDFKSAALDYKHARYLEPEKKSYLHRLAFIYYLQGQCYYDQGMLFEALESFAKAVELKPDFRPYHMRSLACLTALGRHSDAIRLLTNCFESDPPSSDLYTLRARLHHQFNQHLHCYYDLKAALRLNTSCPEAQALLDMMAQGAECSRQQAVTNAVEGELSQALEKISTALELNPENSQYYVLRGTLYRRLKDFTSAIEDLMIAVELRNDEAKDIDGESPKESKDLDQDAYIQLVLTYNDFAVHCFNQGFYSEATMLFNKAIQEQSVESGLFINRGDCFFRQKEWLLALADYQQAEKLNPQNTIIWLRLAVIHNTLGLHSYEELNFQEAADKFSVAIKYNPGVAQYYGNQAKALSRMQRMEEAEQNAVCALLLSSANDELVPLLLRLFPGCSLSDVISSGTAQTVKAQLMERIQTWKLAGFPVSRLSNTLEKMVLRHDTDSQSETVSEKAPSRQDVEVRFNPVEYTQDLVGSREQVSEAVKKLLHHRLSLHHTEPRIAPLRITQNLEEQVAARTSKRPYSWKNFGGLGLHT; from the exons ATGTGGAAAAACCTGTCAGAG ATGGAAGTCTCAAAGGAATCAGAGACACAATGCCCATCTTCTCAAGAACCTGCAATTCAAAAACTCTTTGTCTCCAGCCGCATTTTCCAGACTTCAGAGGTCAAACAAGATGGACATTTGCAAGGCAACCTTATTATAAAGGATAAAGCAAATTctca TCACCAAGCAGGCATGAAGGCTGTAGATCAGCTAGAGTTTGAGAGGGCTGTCACTTGCTTTACAAAAGCCATAACACTAAAACCAGAAGAG ACTCGGTTTTATGTAGCGAGAGCAGAGGCCTATCTTCAGCTATGTGATTTCAAGTCTGCAGCCCTGGACTATAAACATGCCCGTTATCTGGAACCAGAGAAAAAATCTTACTTGCATCGCCTTGCCTTTATTTATTACCTGCAG GGCCAGTGTTATTATGACCAGGGAATGCTCTTTGAGGCTTTGGAATCTTTTGCCAAAGCTGTTGAACTGAAGCCTGACTTTAGGCCTTATCACATGAGAAG CTTGGCATGTCTGACTGCGCTGGGTCGTCACTCTGATGCTATTCGGCTGTTGACAAACTGCTTTGAGAGTGACCCTCCATCCAGTGACCTCTACACTCTAAGAGCACGTCTACATCATCAATTTAATCAG CACTTGCATTGTTACTATGACCTGAAGGCAGCCCTGAGGCTTAATACGAGCTGTCCGGAGGCGCAGGCCTTGCTGGATATGATGGCGCAGGGAGCCGAGTGCTCTCGTCAGCAGGCTGTGACTAATGCAGTGGAGGGAGAGTTGTCTCAAGCCCTGGAAAAGATTTCCACAGCTCTAGAGCTGAACCCTGAAAACTCTCAATATTATGTTTTAAG AGGGACCCTTTACCGCAGACTGAAAGATTTTACTTCTGCCATTGAGGATTTGATGATTGCAGTGGAATTACGTAACGATGAAGCAAAAGATATTGATGGAGAAAGCCCCAAGGAGTCTAAGGATCTGGACCAAGATGCTTACATCCAACTAGTGCTCACGTACAATGATTTTGCAGTCCACTGTTTCAACCAAGGCTTCTACAGCGAGGCCACCATGCTTTTCAACAAAGCCATCCAGGAGCAGAGTGTTGAGAGTGGGCTCTTTATTAACAGAGGAG ACTGTTTCTTTAGGCAGAAGGAGTGGCTTCTTGCTCTGGCTGATTATCAACAGGCTGAGAAGTTGAACCCCCAAAATACAATCATTTGGCTTCGTTTGGCTGTTATTCACAATACACTGGGACTGCACAGTTATGAGGAACT GAATTTTCAGGAGGCAGCAGACAAGTTCTCAGTGGCCATTAAGTACAATCCTGGGGTGGCTCAGTATTATGGCAATCAGGCTAAGGCTCTCAGCAGAATGCAGCGTATGGAGGAGGCTGAGCAGAATGCTGTCTGTGCTCTCCTCTTAAGTTCCGCTAATGATGAG CTCGTCCCTCTGCTGCTCAGACTGTTCCCAGGCTGCTCTCTGTCAGATGTCATATCCAGTGGCACTGCTCAAACAGTCAAAGCTCAGCTGATGGAGCGAATCCAGACCTGGAAACTAGCAGGCTTTCCTGTGTCAAG GCTGTCTAATACGCTTGAGAAGATGGTCCTTAGACACGACACTGACAGCCAGTCGGAAACAGTCTCTGAAAAGGCTCCAAGCAGGCAGGACGTGGAAGTGAGATTTAATCCTGTTGAATACACTCAAGATCTGGTCGGGAGCAGGGAACAG GTGAGTGAAGCGGTGAAGAAGCTCCTGCATCATAGGCTGTCTCTACATCACACCGAACCTCGAATTGCCCCGCTTCGCATCACACAGAACTTAGAGGAGCAGGTAGCTGCTCGCACTTCTAAGCGTCCATACTCCTGGAAGAATTTTGGAGGTCTGGGCCTTCACACCTAA